One genomic region from Bufo bufo chromosome 3, aBufBuf1.1, whole genome shotgun sequence encodes:
- the LOC120994094 gene encoding olfactory receptor 1A1-like, producing the protein MVNQSNVLEFVLLGFPGIAEKFHIAISMSFFLIYNVSLFSNVIVIGLIIFLEHLHQPMYIIIGNLALSDLIFDTLTLPKIIGKYWFGDSSLSFIFCFFQMFFVHTLGSLDSFIIMLMAIDRFVAICRPLHYCSIITNRVVLMFCFIFWLITSVIGIAIAIMGASLPYCGPNEIKNCFCSLTPVAILSCVNSFTTRRNVFNIALVVHLLPLSFIIFSYVFIIWKIHLIAGRENWQKVFYTCTTHGLVIFLYFVPRLAVYAYNQFQLFSNADVNVLLICIYTFVPHFTSPIIFCLRTEEIKNTVKKVFQKLAYRLM; encoded by the coding sequence ATGGTCAATCAAAGCAACGTCTTAGAGTTTGTCCTTCTCGGCTTTCCTGGCATCGCTGAAAAATTTCATATAGCTATTTCTATGAGCTTCTTTCTTATCTACAATGTCTCGTTGTTCTCCAATGTTATAGTGATAGGTCTGATAATTTTTCTAGAACACCTGCATCAACCCATGTACATCATCATTGGAAACCTGGCTCTCTCTGACCTCATATTTGACACACTGACCTTACCAAAAATCATTGGCAAGTATTGGTTTGGTGATAGTTCATTGTCCTTcattttttgcttttttcagATGTTTTTTGTCCATACTTTGGGCTCCCTAGACTCATTTATTATCATGCTGATGGCCATTGATCGCTTTGTCGCCATTTGTAGACCTCTACATTACTGTTCCATCATCACTAACAGAGTAGTTTTAATGTTCTGCTTCATTTTTTGGTTGATCACCTCAGTGATTGGTATTGCGATTGCAATCATGGGGGCCAGCCTTCCATACTGTGGACCAAATGAAATCAAGAACTGCTTTTGTTCCCTCACACCCGTAGCCATCTTATCCTGTGTTAACTCCTTCACCACCAGACGTAACGTCTTTAATATCGCTCTAGTCGTCCATCTTCTTCCATTATCtttcattatattctcctatgtgTTCATTATATGGAAGATTCACCTAATTGCTGGTAGAGAAAACTGGCAAAAAGTTTTTTATACCTGCACCACTCATGGACTTGTTATTTTTCTGTACTTTGTGCCCAGGTTGGCAGTTTATGCCTACAATCAATTTCAGCTCTTTTCCAACGCCGATGTCAATGTCTTGCTTATCTGCATTTACACATTTGTGCCACATTTTACAAGTCCCATCATCTTCTGCCTGAGAacagaagaaataaaaaatacagtcaaAAAGGTCTTTCAAAAACTTGCCTATCGTTTAATGTAA